A section of the Agromyces aurantiacus genome encodes:
- a CDS encoding FAD-dependent monooxygenase, which produces MADPETAPTLQTDVLIVGAGPSGLMAANVLAKLSVDAIIADGKDGPTRESRALVVQARSMEIYDQLGLVDRVLAERGVALGAVLCFRHRVLGEVPFVRFGESTTPFPDITVLEQSRNERILVDGLAARGRDVRWRHRLVGLEPHAASVVARFEGPDGPVRVEARYVVGADGARSAVRELRGIPFDGVTNQHTFFVADAIGATGLVEGRVNIRMAPDDLLLSFPMGEPGHARIIGVVRDADLTEGGELPEALVRSRIARGFTVGYRSSTWFATYRLHHRVAARFRDGRCFLVGDAAHIHSPVGGQGMNTGLQDAHDLACALADVLVGGMPQRRLDRYEAERRPVARRLVATTDRLFGVVTSESGLSHFIRGRAIPAMGPLAIRLLPLLIGGPRLFGFLSQTRIRYRMSPTPPSRSQARDDVVGKRLPYASGDPSNFDALRSMRWQVHGYGAPASLVASVAGRLGVEHHVFPPDAHGRLRADRIYLVRPDGFVAAEASVAAGRMARPGAVPARFREQLDG; this is translated from the coding sequence ATGGCCGATCCCGAGACGGCACCCACCCTCCAGACCGACGTGCTCATCGTCGGGGCGGGTCCGAGCGGGCTCATGGCGGCGAACGTGCTCGCGAAGCTCAGCGTCGACGCGATCATCGCCGACGGCAAGGACGGCCCGACCCGCGAATCGCGCGCCCTCGTCGTGCAGGCCCGTTCGATGGAGATCTACGACCAGCTCGGCCTCGTCGACCGCGTGCTCGCCGAGCGCGGCGTGGCGCTCGGCGCGGTCCTCTGCTTCCGCCACCGGGTGCTCGGCGAGGTGCCGTTCGTGCGGTTCGGCGAGTCGACGACGCCGTTCCCCGACATCACCGTGCTCGAGCAGAGCCGCAACGAGCGGATCCTCGTCGACGGGCTCGCCGCGCGCGGGCGCGACGTGCGCTGGCGGCACCGGCTCGTCGGGCTCGAGCCGCACGCGGCATCCGTCGTCGCGCGGTTCGAGGGGCCCGACGGGCCCGTGCGCGTCGAGGCACGGTACGTGGTCGGCGCCGACGGCGCGCGGTCCGCGGTGCGGGAGCTCCGCGGCATCCCGTTCGATGGCGTCACGAACCAGCACACGTTCTTCGTCGCGGATGCGATCGGCGCGACCGGGCTCGTCGAGGGCCGGGTCAACATCCGGATGGCGCCCGACGACCTGCTGCTGTCGTTCCCCATGGGCGAGCCCGGCCACGCTCGCATCATCGGGGTCGTGCGCGACGCCGACCTCACCGAGGGCGGCGAGCTGCCCGAGGCGCTCGTCCGATCCCGGATCGCGCGCGGCTTCACGGTGGGCTACCGCTCGTCGACGTGGTTCGCGACGTACCGCCTGCACCACCGGGTCGCGGCGCGGTTCCGCGACGGGCGGTGCTTCCTCGTCGGCGACGCCGCCCACATCCACTCGCCCGTCGGCGGCCAGGGCATGAATACCGGCCTGCAGGATGCCCACGACCTGGCGTGCGCGCTCGCCGACGTGCTCGTCGGCGGCATGCCCCAGCGCCGCCTGGACCGGTACGAGGCCGAACGGCGCCCGGTCGCGCGGCGCCTTGTCGCGACGACCGATCGGCTGTTCGGCGTGGTCACCTCGGAATCGGGCCTGTCCCACTTCATCCGCGGCCGCGCCATCCCGGCGATGGGACCGCTCGCCATCCGGCTGCTGCCGCTGCTGATCGGCGGCCCGCGGCTGTTCGGCTTCCTCTCGCAGACCCGCATCCGGTACCGGATGTCGCCGACGCCGCCCTCGCGATCGCAGGCGCGCGACGACGTCGTGGGCAAGCGGCTGCCGTACGCGAGCGGCGACCCGTCGAACTTCGATGCGCTGCGCTCGATGCGCTGGCAGGTGCACGGCTACGGCGCGCCGGCATCGCTCGTCGCCTCCGTCGCGGGCCGGCTCGGCGTCGAGCACCACGTCTTCCCGCCCGACGCGCACGGCCGGCTCCGCGCCGACCGGATCTACCTCGTGCGGCCCGACGGGTTCGTCGCCGCCGAGGCGAGCGTCGCCGCGGGCCGGATGGCGCGGCCCGGCGCCGTGCCCGCCCGCTTCCGCGAGCAGCTCGACGGCTGA
- a CDS encoding trypsin-like serine peptidase translates to MWTDDELIEVIHDSPAAVDDALRAIQQDGSGPPVDLDAFTAAAGVLGTDPGRLAVDELRRRDLLAAFEAALRAREVRPVTARGAAGGAPEAARAPGARAPAEAEDEDEATAAGRTDVDAFERFLGRARTFRCRVEVEDAFAGSGCLVGPGLVLTAWHVVSPDGPGAAPATAPHVKVVLSDGSAHDVHMPPTYASPCGDAEWKDEAPRSDDEVANRHDVALLALETPAARHLGFAPMPDAAPAVSSRSRVYLLDFPSGEDGKLADGTTWKIRNVTSRLYHDIQTEHGSSGGACFDRGFRLLGLHQGGIRVSRRGREVKRGRLVPLRLFYDDVAPYVAEDIAPTEIWHLDGERTQLVIGRDLFAAAVAAAAEETTRVRGIRVKRRRPADGDESGLGFSYRILVELLLRRGGSQTVVAVPLDEPTSDLLGDLRRRVEAAGLRLRAPGLADGAPAPDTPAGTAREQAHLLAAAVDEAAAEAGRTVWFFVDNPSVPLSEAARIQLEAFVAEALTLPRIRLVIAGLETVPLAGLEFSSPAAADPVGPPGLVVEYLGGFTRGDLLDCLTRASEDLTGGSDPRGIEMVVDMLLGEFRSFNGEYADADLPHVVAGLQPYLQYLERQARRVGEREDDPHGGDGP, encoded by the coding sequence ATGTGGACCGACGACGAGCTGATCGAGGTGATCCACGACTCCCCCGCGGCCGTCGACGACGCACTCCGCGCGATCCAGCAGGACGGCAGCGGGCCGCCGGTCGATCTCGACGCGTTCACCGCGGCGGCGGGCGTGCTCGGCACCGATCCGGGCCGGCTCGCCGTCGACGAGCTGCGCCGGCGCGACCTGCTGGCGGCGTTCGAGGCGGCGCTGCGCGCGCGCGAGGTCCGGCCGGTCACGGCGCGCGGCGCGGCGGGCGGCGCCCCGGAGGCCGCGCGCGCACCGGGAGCACGCGCCCCAGCCGAGGCGGAGGACGAGGACGAGGCCACGGCGGCGGGACGCACCGACGTCGACGCGTTCGAGCGGTTCCTCGGCCGCGCTCGCACGTTCCGGTGCCGCGTCGAGGTCGAGGACGCCTTCGCGGGCAGCGGATGCCTGGTGGGCCCGGGCCTCGTGCTGACCGCGTGGCACGTCGTGAGCCCCGACGGCCCGGGCGCCGCGCCCGCGACCGCCCCGCACGTGAAGGTCGTGCTCTCCGACGGCAGCGCGCACGACGTGCACATGCCGCCGACCTACGCCTCGCCGTGCGGCGACGCCGAGTGGAAGGACGAGGCGCCGCGCAGCGACGACGAGGTCGCGAACCGCCATGACGTCGCGCTGCTCGCGCTCGAGACGCCGGCGGCACGTCATCTCGGCTTCGCCCCGATGCCGGATGCCGCGCCCGCCGTCTCGTCGCGGTCGCGTGTCTACCTCCTCGACTTCCCATCCGGCGAGGACGGGAAGCTCGCCGACGGCACGACCTGGAAGATCCGCAACGTCACGTCGCGGCTGTACCACGATATCCAGACCGAGCACGGCTCGTCGGGCGGCGCATGCTTCGACCGCGGCTTCCGTCTGCTCGGGCTGCACCAGGGCGGCATCCGGGTCTCGCGGCGGGGGCGCGAGGTCAAGCGCGGACGCCTCGTGCCGCTGCGGCTGTTCTACGACGACGTCGCGCCGTACGTCGCCGAGGACATCGCGCCGACCGAGATCTGGCACCTCGACGGCGAGCGGACCCAGCTCGTGATCGGCCGCGACCTGTTCGCGGCCGCGGTGGCGGCGGCGGCCGAGGAGACGACGCGCGTCCGCGGCATCCGGGTCAAGCGGCGTCGCCCAGCAGACGGCGACGAGTCGGGGCTGGGCTTCTCGTACCGCATCCTCGTCGAGCTCCTCCTGCGACGCGGCGGCTCGCAGACGGTCGTCGCCGTGCCGCTCGACGAGCCGACGAGCGACCTGCTGGGCGACCTCCGGCGGCGCGTCGAGGCCGCGGGACTCCGGCTCCGAGCGCCGGGGCTCGCGGATGGCGCACCCGCGCCCGACACCCCCGCGGGGACGGCGCGGGAGCAGGCCCACCTCCTCGCCGCCGCCGTCGACGAGGCCGCCGCCGAGGCGGGTCGCACGGTGTGGTTCTTCGTCGACAACCCGTCGGTGCCGCTCTCCGAGGCGGCGCGGATCCAGCTCGAGGCCTTCGTCGCCGAGGCGCTGACGCTGCCCCGCATCCGGCTCGTGATCGCGGGCCTCGAGACCGTGCCGCTCGCGGGCCTCGAGTTCTCCAGTCCGGCGGCCGCCGACCCGGTCGGGCCGCCGGGCCTCGTGGTCGAGTACCTCGGCGGCTTCACGCGCGGCGACCTGCTCGACTGCCTGACGCGCGCGTCGGAGGACCTGACGGGCGGGTCGGACCCCCGCGGCATCGAGATGGTCGTCGACATGCTGCTCGGCGAGTTCCGGAGCTTCAACGGCGAGTACGCCGACGCCGATCTCCCCCACGTCGTCGCCGGGCTGCAGCCGTACCTCCAGTACCTCGAGCGCCAGGCGCGCCGCGTCGGCGAACGCGAGGACGACCCCCACGGGGGCGATGGACCATGA
- a CDS encoding molybdopterin-dependent oxidoreductase: protein MAESTTPTTRSGASAAEPGGPGEAPRSGRDDRATTAWAAVSGLIAAGAFLAAAELAAVFTARDASPILAVGAFVIDVVPQPVKEFAIAAFGFADKAVLLGSLGLAVLVASAIAGVLELRRPPWGAVLLGVAGALSLAATVTRAGAEPLAWVPSVVGAVVGVVVLRLLADRLRASVGRTRRGSSGTSGTSGTTGTSAATGTTGDAAPEAARAGSVDRRGFFVVAAVAAASALVVGVGARISNAASASIDAIRSALKLPAPRRTIAVPPGAELDVPGLTPLITPNADFYRIDTALTVPSVDPASWRLVVDGLVGRRVELTFDELVAMGLDEYAVTLTCVSNEVGGDLLGTAVWLGVPVRDILAMAEPDADADMVLSRSVDGFTASTPLEALTDPGRDAILAVGMNGEPLPLDHGFPVRMVVPGLYGYVSATKWLAELKVTTFAADEAYWTPRGYSAEAPIKLSSRIDTPRPGRAVPPGRTAIAGMAWAQHTGVERVEVRIDDGPWQRAEVSTPINADTWVQWVLEWDAAPGTHYVTVRAVDRDGRVQVGERAPVAPDGATGWHRVLVTVTD, encoded by the coding sequence ATGGCGGAGTCGACGACACCCACGACGCGCTCCGGCGCCTCGGCGGCGGAGCCGGGCGGGCCGGGCGAGGCGCCGCGCAGCGGCCGCGACGACCGCGCGACGACCGCGTGGGCCGCCGTCTCGGGCCTGATCGCCGCGGGCGCGTTCCTCGCCGCGGCCGAGCTCGCCGCGGTCTTCACCGCGCGCGACGCGAGCCCGATCCTCGCGGTCGGCGCCTTCGTGATCGACGTCGTGCCACAGCCGGTCAAGGAGTTCGCGATCGCGGCCTTCGGCTTCGCCGACAAGGCCGTGCTGCTCGGCAGCCTCGGGCTGGCGGTGCTCGTCGCGAGCGCGATCGCGGGCGTGCTCGAGCTGCGCCGCCCGCCGTGGGGCGCGGTGCTGCTCGGCGTCGCGGGCGCGCTCTCGCTCGCCGCGACGGTCACGCGCGCCGGCGCCGAGCCGCTCGCGTGGGTGCCGTCCGTCGTCGGCGCGGTGGTCGGCGTCGTGGTGCTCCGGCTGCTCGCCGACCGGCTGCGCGCCTCCGTCGGCCGGACGCGGCGCGGCTCGAGCGGTACGAGCGGCACGAGCGGCACGACCGGCACGAGCGCGGCGACCGGCACGACCGGCGACGCAGCCCCGGAAGCCGCGCGCGCCGGCTCCGTCGACCGCCGCGGGTTCTTCGTGGTCGCGGCGGTGGCCGCGGCATCCGCCCTGGTCGTCGGCGTCGGCGCGCGGATCTCGAATGCCGCGAGCGCGTCCATCGACGCCATCCGGAGCGCACTGAAGCTTCCCGCTCCCCGGCGCACGATCGCCGTGCCGCCCGGCGCCGAGCTCGACGTGCCCGGCCTCACCCCACTGATCACCCCGAACGCCGACTTCTACCGCATCGACACGGCCCTCACGGTGCCGTCGGTCGATCCGGCGTCGTGGCGCCTCGTGGTCGACGGGCTGGTCGGGCGGCGCGTCGAGCTCACGTTCGACGAGCTCGTCGCGATGGGCCTCGACGAGTACGCGGTGACGCTCACATGCGTGTCGAACGAGGTCGGGGGCGACCTGCTCGGCACCGCGGTGTGGCTCGGCGTGCCCGTGCGCGACATCCTCGCGATGGCCGAGCCCGACGCCGACGCCGACATGGTGCTCTCGCGGAGCGTGGACGGCTTCACGGCCTCGACGCCGCTCGAGGCGCTCACCGATCCCGGCCGCGACGCCATCCTCGCGGTCGGCATGAACGGCGAGCCGCTGCCGCTGGACCACGGCTTCCCGGTGCGGATGGTCGTGCCGGGCCTCTACGGCTACGTCTCGGCGACCAAGTGGCTGGCGGAGCTGAAGGTCACCACGTTCGCGGCCGACGAGGCGTATTGGACGCCGCGCGGCTACAGCGCCGAGGCGCCCATCAAGCTCTCGTCCCGCATCGACACCCCTCGGCCGGGCCGGGCCGTCCCCCCGGGCCGCACCGCCATCGCGGGCATGGCGTGGGCGCAGCACACGGGTGTCGAGCGCGTCGAGGTGCGCATCGACGACGGCCCGTGGCAGCGGGCGGAGGTCTCGACGCCGATCAACGCCGACACGTGGGTGCAGTGGGTGCTCGAATGGGATGCCGCGCCGGGCACGCACTACGTCACCGTGCGCGCCGTCGACCGCGACGGGCGCGTCCAGGTCGGCGAGCGCGCACCGGTCGCCCCCGACGGCGCGACGGGATGGCACCGCGTGCTCGTGACCGTCACCGACTGA
- a CDS encoding ATP-binding protein — protein MTDRREPPTPMDPLDRAREFAALSGPFDPVQALRADGTGTAGGTAAPDAAAVTTLAAGLSRDCDKVMPGSGPTGWLMRGVTRRRVLDRLAEAGTLGDAVARRRATATDDATNDLLDAIEGRPPFTAEAIDAAIDAGDRGLLERLAIALGRVDGHAPRGADLPRVKSALTRLELGSTRHARAPGTARPDHEPELERVLAWLDTAFVEGPARTLFIEGMRGAGKSALIEEVAAQLLVRDDDWIVVRFDFDRGGLDVQDTVGLTMELARQVATQLPGAEAAIQQARQRASGATPGTSPLKGDSPERVPEELGLVLQHALGYPQRRILMVLDALEVLRARGETHPGRLFEWLDELAEVTHAPIAVIGAGRGDPLHGLHARIGERIELPGVDDAAADRELERLGVDPSARDAVRRISAGDPLTLRLAARVATSLGTDALRRAHGRGAMTATYLVRVLLAHVDDPDLRRIANAAIIVRRVDANVIRDVVAPRSGLRGVTAERAAELRDGLASLEWLMEPDPVAPGVIRPRPDVRAAVLPHLYETAPVVSARIDRAAATWFEERGEPWADAEAAYHRLQLMRRRPEPPDLPASALARIDAEAIAELPPAAQDLVRSSRGSRARLRHAASEAAGAARSTGGPPDASAVRDLRAANDRSDWIEGQHLYERAIAGATVDPGTTAARVALTFLWRAGRWSEARDLLRRSRGWRPASPIAEQLAHHRLDTICRLEMGAETEFEAVVDELRRDEAFRAAVAALASETMLASLVGAGLRFALHRAGVVVAARQAGADPVGTAIRWWTPATAEPDGTGAASRPLGEPREARPVVPAGWDRIVARTGPLEVATMDPAAAMARSAAVLTPFADLVDTMCRLPAHGELSGYAAAVRPRLDALGLLAPSGSPPWHDRITTGTAPALRSLTELGLLAELIGAAAHLRRDRDLRLVAVAAERWRRTVAGTWAYGTAPRPPGWDRALDATLADRLAAIRDDADPVAAARAQLEAWAPEHASADEVLRLLRERSPARFAAAARAAAANGPAAAGVVLVRRGLPSAFVPPVAALIAGDAAGTRRRTPRPDPSPPTRPPTRPPTRPAPAGPAEGTTP, from the coding sequence ATGACCGACCGCCGCGAACCGCCGACGCCCATGGACCCGCTCGACCGCGCGCGCGAGTTCGCGGCGCTGTCGGGACCGTTCGACCCGGTCCAGGCGCTCCGGGCCGACGGAACCGGCACGGCTGGGGGAACCGCCGCGCCCGACGCCGCGGCGGTGACGACCCTCGCGGCGGGACTGTCGCGCGACTGCGACAAGGTCATGCCGGGAAGCGGGCCCACCGGATGGCTCATGCGCGGCGTCACCCGCCGGCGCGTGCTCGACCGGCTCGCCGAGGCCGGCACGCTGGGCGACGCGGTGGCGCGGCGTCGCGCCACCGCGACCGACGACGCCACGAACGACCTGCTCGACGCGATCGAGGGACGCCCGCCGTTCACGGCCGAGGCGATCGACGCCGCGATCGATGCCGGCGACCGGGGACTGCTCGAGCGACTCGCGATCGCGCTCGGCCGAGTCGACGGGCATGCGCCGCGGGGCGCCGACCTGCCCCGGGTCAAGTCGGCGCTGACGAGGCTCGAGCTCGGATCGACCCGACACGCGCGGGCCCCCGGCACCGCGCGGCCCGACCACGAGCCGGAGCTCGAACGGGTCCTGGCCTGGCTCGACACCGCGTTCGTCGAGGGCCCGGCGCGGACCCTGTTCATCGAGGGGATGCGCGGCGCCGGCAAGTCCGCCCTGATCGAGGAGGTCGCCGCGCAGCTGCTCGTGCGCGACGACGACTGGATCGTGGTGCGCTTCGACTTCGACCGGGGGGGCCTCGACGTCCAGGACACCGTCGGCCTGACGATGGAGCTCGCCCGGCAGGTCGCGACGCAGCTGCCGGGCGCCGAGGCCGCGATCCAGCAGGCGCGGCAGCGAGCCTCGGGCGCGACGCCGGGAACCTCGCCGCTCAAGGGCGACAGCCCGGAACGCGTGCCCGAGGAACTCGGCCTCGTGCTCCAGCACGCGCTCGGCTACCCCCAGCGGCGCATCCTGATGGTGCTCGACGCACTCGAGGTGCTGCGCGCGCGCGGCGAGACCCATCCCGGGCGGCTCTTCGAGTGGCTCGACGAGCTCGCGGAGGTCACGCACGCGCCGATCGCGGTCATCGGGGCCGGGCGCGGCGACCCGCTCCACGGCCTGCACGCGCGCATCGGCGAGCGCATCGAGCTGCCCGGCGTCGACGACGCCGCCGCCGACCGCGAGCTCGAGCGGCTCGGCGTCGATCCCTCGGCACGGGACGCGGTCCGACGGATCTCGGCCGGCGACCCGCTGACGCTGCGGCTCGCGGCTCGCGTCGCGACCTCGCTCGGCACCGACGCGCTGCGTCGGGCGCACGGGCGCGGCGCGATGACGGCGACCTACCTCGTGCGCGTGCTGCTCGCGCACGTCGACGACCCCGACCTGCGGCGCATCGCGAACGCCGCGATCATCGTGCGCCGCGTCGACGCGAACGTCATCCGCGATGTGGTCGCGCCGCGCTCAGGGCTGCGAGGGGTCACGGCGGAGCGGGCCGCGGAGCTGCGGGACGGCCTCGCGAGCCTGGAGTGGCTGATGGAGCCCGACCCCGTGGCGCCCGGCGTCATCCGCCCCCGCCCCGATGTGCGCGCCGCGGTGCTGCCCCACCTCTACGAGACCGCGCCGGTCGTATCGGCTCGCATCGACCGGGCAGCGGCGACCTGGTTCGAGGAGCGCGGCGAGCCCTGGGCCGACGCGGAGGCGGCGTACCATCGCCTCCAGCTCATGCGGCGGCGACCCGAGCCGCCCGACCTGCCGGCGTCGGCCCTCGCCCGGATCGACGCGGAGGCGATCGCGGAGCTGCCGCCCGCCGCGCAGGACCTGGTGCGCTCGAGTCGCGGCAGCCGCGCACGGCTGCGCCACGCCGCGTCGGAGGCCGCCGGGGCGGCTCGGAGCACTGGCGGACCCCCGGATGCCTCGGCGGTGCGCGACCTGCGTGCCGCGAACGACCGGTCGGACTGGATCGAGGGGCAGCACCTGTACGAGCGCGCCATCGCCGGCGCGACCGTCGATCCCGGCACCACCGCGGCTCGGGTCGCGCTGACGTTCCTGTGGCGCGCGGGCCGCTGGTCCGAGGCGCGAGACCTGCTCCGGCGCTCGCGCGGTTGGCGGCCGGCGTCGCCGATCGCCGAGCAGCTCGCGCACCATCGGCTCGACACGATCTGCCGGCTCGAGATGGGCGCCGAGACCGAGTTCGAGGCAGTCGTCGACGAGCTGCGACGCGACGAGGCGTTCCGGGCGGCCGTCGCGGCGCTCGCGTCGGAGACGATGCTCGCGAGCCTCGTCGGCGCCGGGCTGCGGTTCGCGCTGCACCGCGCCGGCGTCGTGGTCGCCGCGCGGCAGGCGGGGGCCGACCCGGTCGGCACCGCCATCCGGTGGTGGACCCCCGCGACCGCCGAGCCGGACGGCACGGGCGCGGCGAGCCGGCCGCTCGGCGAGCCCCGCGAGGCACGCCCCGTCGTGCCCGCCGGATGGGACCGGATCGTCGCCCGCACCGGCCCGCTCGAGGTCGCGACGATGGATCCGGCGGCGGCGATGGCCCGCTCGGCCGCCGTGCTCACGCCGTTCGCCGACCTCGTCGACACCATGTGCCGACTGCCCGCGCACGGCGAGCTGAGCGGGTACGCCGCGGCCGTCCGTCCCCGGCTCGACGCGCTCGGCCTCCTCGCGCCATCCGGGTCACCGCCGTGGCACGACCGGATCACGACCGGCACCGCCCCCGCGCTGCGCAGCCTGACCGAACTCGGGCTGCTCGCCGAGCTCATCGGAGCCGCGGCCCACCTGCGACGCGATCGCGACCTGCGCCTGGTCGCCGTCGCCGCCGAACGGTGGCGGCGCACCGTCGCGGGCACGTGGGCGTACGGCACCGCGCCGAGGCCGCCCGGCTGGGATCGCGCGCTCGACGCCACGCTCGCCGACCGCCTGGCGGCGATCCGCGACGACGCCGACCCGGTCGCGGCCGCGCGCGCGCAGCTCGAGGCCTGGGCGCCCGAGCACGCGAGCGCCGACGAGGTGCTGCGCCTGCTGCGCGAGCGCTCGCCCGCGCGATTCGCGGCCGCGGCGCGGGCGGCGGCCGCGAACGGCCCGGCCGCCGCGGGCGTCGTGCTCGTGCGCCGCGGGCTGCCGAGCGCGTTCGTGCCGCCGGTCGCCGCGCTCATCGCGGGCGACGCCGCCGGGACGCGCCGACGGACCCCTCGACCCGACCCCTCCCCGCCCACCCGACCGCCAACCCGACCGCCCACCCGACCGGCACCCGCCGGCCCCGCAGAAGGGACGACACCATGA
- a CDS encoding DNA/RNA non-specific endonuclease: protein MSDEPRDEEARTGAVRRRLADAPELREAIEQAVKAGRLPAEMVPPRALDAIDRGGELESVLHVDALEAIVRRVGRPPLLVRNDAVELEPLPDFPAGTDVLIKGVERSVRSVGRVEFVNHQMAWGGTGWVIHEDGDSARIVATNRHVAKVVAQRGLDGSGVFLRAPFTGLPYGAELDFKEEVGSNPGDAKPIRVVAITYLADDAAPDVALLRLEGDDLPSALPLAEAEAQADQLVALIGYPAYDSRNDPGDQAKYFRDLYEVKRFAPGFVMQALGGGRALTHDCTSLGGNSGSPLISLDDGRVVGLHYAGQYGIANSAVGVDTLRRLVAGERPVLAAGAAVSQAQRAADATEAASDGVHAPDFFGGRAGYDPAFLGDDLAAPWPGAPAALEPGLAHPSDEDPGRPFELRYTHFGVKYHLPRRQPLITAVNIDGEHPVRIKREGDRWFRDQRIPLEAQLGKDDYADPEIDRGHMVRREDPNWDPDATGPTDVTERARLANDDTFHYTNSALQHSRMNQGKQLWQGLENYILESARTEGFKACVFTGPIFRNDDPLLAAGLPVPQEFWKLVIMPAASDGGGQRLHATAYLLSQGELIRDLLEKRSRVEGVEGFVLGAYRTFQIAIADLAEATGMDLAHYVPFDPLGGSRIGTEAIESGEPLFVPLEMLDQIVT from the coding sequence ATGAGCGACGAACCACGTGACGAGGAGGCCCGAACCGGGGCCGTCCGGCGCCGACTCGCCGACGCACCCGAGCTCAGGGAGGCGATCGAACAGGCCGTGAAGGCCGGTCGCCTGCCCGCCGAGATGGTCCCGCCGAGGGCCCTCGACGCGATCGACCGGGGCGGCGAGCTCGAGAGCGTGCTGCACGTCGACGCCCTCGAGGCGATCGTGCGACGCGTCGGCCGCCCGCCGCTCCTCGTGCGCAACGACGCCGTCGAGCTCGAGCCGCTGCCCGACTTCCCGGCCGGCACCGACGTGCTGATCAAGGGCGTCGAGCGGAGCGTGCGCTCGGTCGGCCGGGTCGAGTTCGTGAACCACCAGATGGCGTGGGGCGGCACGGGCTGGGTGATCCACGAGGACGGCGATTCGGCCCGGATCGTCGCGACGAACCGGCACGTCGCGAAGGTCGTGGCGCAGCGGGGCCTCGACGGCAGCGGCGTGTTCCTCCGGGCGCCGTTCACGGGCCTGCCGTACGGCGCAGAGCTCGACTTCAAGGAGGAGGTCGGGTCGAACCCGGGCGACGCGAAGCCCATCCGGGTCGTGGCGATCACCTACCTCGCCGACGACGCGGCACCGGATGTCGCGCTGCTGCGCCTCGAGGGCGACGACCTGCCGTCGGCGCTTCCCCTCGCCGAGGCGGAGGCGCAGGCCGACCAGCTCGTCGCGCTCATCGGCTACCCCGCGTACGACTCGCGCAACGACCCCGGCGACCAGGCCAAGTACTTCCGCGACCTGTACGAGGTGAAGCGATTCGCGCCGGGGTTCGTCATGCAGGCGCTCGGCGGCGGCCGCGCGCTCACGCACGACTGCACGAGCCTCGGCGGCAACTCGGGTTCGCCGCTCATCTCCCTCGACGACGGGCGCGTGGTGGGCCTGCACTACGCGGGCCAGTACGGCATCGCCAACAGCGCGGTCGGCGTCGACACCTTGCGGCGACTCGTCGCCGGCGAACGCCCGGTGCTCGCGGCCGGCGCCGCGGTCTCGCAGGCGCAGCGCGCGGCGGATGCGACGGAGGCGGCCTCCGACGGCGTGCACGCACCCGACTTCTTCGGCGGCCGGGCCGGCTACGATCCGGCCTTCCTCGGCGACGACCTCGCCGCACCGTGGCCGGGCGCGCCCGCGGCGCTCGAGCCGGGCCTCGCCCACCCGAGCGACGAGGATCCGGGTCGCCCGTTCGAGCTGCGCTACACGCACTTCGGGGTGAAGTACCACCTGCCCCGTCGCCAGCCGCTGATCACCGCGGTGAACATCGACGGCGAGCACCCGGTGCGCATCAAGCGCGAGGGCGACCGGTGGTTCCGCGACCAGCGCATCCCGCTCGAGGCGCAGCTGGGGAAGGACGACTACGCCGACCCCGAGATCGACCGCGGCCACATGGTGCGCCGCGAGGACCCGAACTGGGATCCCGACGCGACCGGCCCGACGGATGTCACCGAGCGCGCTCGCCTCGCCAACGACGACACCTTCCACTACACGAACTCGGCACTCCAGCACTCGCGCATGAACCAGGGCAAGCAGCTCTGGCAGGGCCTGGAGAACTACATCCTCGAGAGCGCGCGCACCGAGGGGTTCAAGGCGTGCGTGTTCACCGGCCCGATCTTCCGCAACGACGATCCGCTGCTCGCGGCCGGCCTGCCCGTGCCGCAGGAGTTCTGGAAGCTCGTGATCATGCCCGCGGCCTCGGACGGCGGCGGCCAGCGCCTGCACGCGACGGCGTACCTGCTCAGCCAGGGCGAGCTGATCCGCGACCTGCTCGAGAAGCGCTCGCGCGTCGAGGGCGTCGAGGGGTTCGTGCTCGGCGCGTACCGGACGTTCCAGATCGCGATCGCCGACCTCGCCGAGGCGACCGGCATGGACCTCGCGCACTACGTGCCCTTCGACCCGCTCGGAGGAAGCCGCATCGGGACCGAGGCGATCGAGTCGGGCGAGCCGCTGTTCGTGCCGCTCGAGATGCTCGACCAGATCGTCACCTGA